From one Solanum stenotomum isolate F172 chromosome 12, ASM1918654v1, whole genome shotgun sequence genomic stretch:
- the LOC125846295 gene encoding uncharacterized protein LOC125846295, producing MAKGRKLATSRSEMLLGNYPSYRNGTATLNGSSELGEDDIWSTVDDMDDHDSRGEWSPRAAAESNNGYVNHKLPVQQSDNHHSRRGRQVGGLSLAFDDSGKTASPRILHQFRGQDAPSTRVAHMATSAPVNVPDWSKIYRVNSIESLHDSDDGVDDHDSEMVPPHEYIARSRNSNARSVFEGVGRTLKGRDLSRVRDAVWSQTGFDG from the coding sequence ATGGCGAAGGGTCGGAAACTTGCCACTAGTCGCAGTGAAATGTTGTTAGGAAACTACCCCAGCTATAGAAATGGAACTGCAACACTCAACGGTTCCTCAGAACTAGGAGAAGATGATATCTGGTCAACGGTTGATGACATGGATGATCACGATTCAAGGGGCGAGTGGAGTCCACGCGCCGCCGCTGAGAGTAATAACGGATACGTGAACCATAAGCTGCCGGTCCAACAATCCGACAACCACCACAGCCGCCGCGGGCGCCAGGTTGGGGGCCTGTCATTGGCTTTTGATGATTCAGGTAAAACGGCATCTCCTCGGATCTTGCACCAGTTTCGCGGACAAGACGCGCCTTCCACACGTGTGGCACACATGGCCACGTCAGCACCTGTGAATGTCCCTGATTGGTCTAAAATATATCGAGTTAACTCGATTGAGTCATTGCATGACTCGGATGatggtgttgatgatcatgacTCGGAGATGGTTCCACCGCACGAATACATTGCTAGGAGCAGGAACTCGAACGCTCGCTCGGTGTTCGAAGGTGTGGGCCGTACGTTAAAGGGTCGGGACTTGAGCCGGGTTCGAGATGCTGTGTGGAGTCAGACCGGGTTCGATGGTTGA